The Nocardia higoensis genome has a segment encoding these proteins:
- the radA gene encoding DNA repair protein RadA, translated as MAKTKAIFRCSACAHEVAKWVGKCPDCGAWGTVDEVAAIAAASGGAPGRRAMLPSTAAAPLSSIDSQITKARPSGVSELDRVLGGGVVAGSVVLLSGEPGVGKSTLLLEVAHRWARRPGEKALYVTAEESAGQVRLRADRTGAVHERVYLAAESDLSIVLGHVEQVRPSLLVVDSVQTMLAPDADGVIGGVTQVRAVTAALTSLAKASGIAVLLVGHVTKDGNVAGPRTLEHLVDVVLQFEGDKNSTLRMVRGIKNRFGSADEVGCFELHEDGIACVDDPSGLFLHHRTDPVSGTAVTVAMDGKRPLVGEVQGLTVRTEIPAPRRAVSGLDYNRVAMVLAVLQSRGRVFLGKHDVYAATVGGMRLVEPSADLAIALAIASAECDTALPAGWVILGEVGLAGEVRKVTGVARRLAEAQRLGFTTALVPPGSEQVKVKGIRIHEVGDVRSALRIAGLRGTRSEG; from the coding sequence GTGGCAAAGACCAAGGCGATCTTCCGGTGCTCGGCCTGTGCGCACGAGGTGGCCAAATGGGTGGGCAAATGCCCCGACTGCGGCGCCTGGGGCACGGTGGACGAGGTGGCCGCGATCGCCGCGGCGTCCGGGGGAGCGCCGGGCAGGCGCGCGATGCTGCCCAGCACCGCCGCGGCGCCGCTGTCGAGCATCGACTCCCAGATCACCAAGGCTCGCCCGAGCGGCGTGTCCGAACTCGATCGGGTGCTCGGCGGCGGGGTGGTGGCTGGTTCGGTCGTGCTGCTGTCCGGCGAGCCGGGCGTGGGCAAGTCGACCTTGCTGCTCGAGGTGGCCCATCGGTGGGCCCGCAGGCCGGGCGAGAAGGCCCTCTACGTCACCGCCGAGGAATCGGCGGGACAGGTCAGGCTGCGCGCCGACCGCACCGGTGCGGTGCACGAACGGGTCTACCTGGCGGCGGAATCGGATCTGTCGATCGTGCTCGGTCACGTCGAGCAGGTGCGCCCGAGCCTGCTGGTGGTCGACTCGGTGCAGACCATGCTCGCGCCCGATGCCGACGGCGTGATCGGCGGCGTCACCCAGGTCCGCGCGGTGACCGCGGCGCTGACCTCGCTGGCCAAGGCGAGCGGGATCGCGGTGCTGCTGGTCGGGCACGTCACCAAGGACGGCAATGTCGCGGGCCCGCGCACGCTCGAGCACCTGGTGGACGTGGTGCTGCAGTTCGAGGGCGACAAGAATTCCACGCTGCGAATGGTGCGCGGCATCAAGAACAGGTTCGGCAGCGCCGACGAGGTGGGTTGCTTCGAGTTGCACGAGGACGGCATCGCCTGCGTCGACGACCCGTCCGGGCTGTTCCTGCACCACCGGACCGACCCGGTCTCCGGCACCGCGGTGACCGTCGCGATGGACGGCAAGCGGCCGCTGGTGGGCGAGGTGCAGGGTCTGACAGTCAGAACCGAGATTCCCGCGCCCCGCCGCGCGGTCAGCGGGCTGGACTACAACCGCGTCGCCATGGTGCTGGCCGTGCTGCAGAGCCGGGGACGGGTGTTCCTGGGCAAGCACGACGTGTACGCCGCCACGGTGGGCGGTATGCGCCTGGTCGAGCCCTCCGCGGACCTGGCCATCGCGCTGGCCATCGCCAGCGCCGAATGCGATACCGCGCTGCCCGCGGGCTGGGTGATCCTGGGAGAGGTCGGCCTGGCGGGTGAGGTGCGCAAGGTGACCGGGGTGGCGCGCAGGCTCGCCGAGGCCCAGCGCCTCGGGTTCACCACAGCGCTGGTGCCGCCCGGGTCGGAGCAGGTCAAGGTCAAGGGAATCCGCATCCACGAGGTCGGCGACGTGCGCTCGGCGCTGCGCATCGCGGGCCTGCGTGGAACCAGATCCGAGGGGTGA
- the carD gene encoding RNA polymerase-binding transcription factor CarD — MIFKVGDTVVYPHHGAALIEAIETRTIKGEQKEYLVLKVAQGDLTVRVPAENAEYVGVRDVVGQEGLDRVFQVLRAPHTEEPTNWSRRYKANLEKLASGDVNKVAEVVRDLWRREQDRGLSAGEKRMLAKARQILVGELALAEGTDDGKAETLLDEVLAAAS, encoded by the coding sequence ATGATTTTTAAGGTCGGAGACACCGTCGTTTACCCCCACCACGGAGCGGCGCTGATCGAAGCAATCGAGACTCGCACCATCAAGGGTGAGCAAAAAGAGTATCTGGTCCTCAAGGTCGCCCAGGGCGATCTGACCGTACGCGTTCCCGCGGAAAATGCCGAATACGTCGGCGTCCGCGACGTCGTGGGCCAGGAGGGTCTCGATCGGGTCTTCCAGGTGCTACGCGCGCCGCACACCGAGGAGCCGACCAACTGGTCCCGTCGCTACAAGGCCAACCTGGAGAAGCTCGCCTCCGGCGATGTGAACAAGGTGGCCGAGGTCGTTCGCGACCTGTGGCGTCGTGAACAGGACCGCGGTCTTTCCGCCGGTGAGAAGCGCATGCTGGCCAAGGCCCGGCAGATTCTGGTCGGTGAGCTCGCGCTCGCCGAGGGCACCGACGACGGCAAGGCCGAGACCCTGCTCGACGAGGTCCTCGCCGCGGCGTCCTGA